The Candidatus Thermoplasmatota archaeon genome has a window encoding:
- the pcn gene encoding proliferating cell nuclear antigen (pcna), with the protein MLHARVKADVLKNVIDATSTLVDEAKFHISADGISLKAVDPAHVAMVELTIRKSAFEKFEADKMEIGIDMDKFKEVLKLAASDDIVDVTYDADNHRLVLKIGNLVRRMSLVDTSGMTDPKVPKLDLPCQVTVAASELERGIRASEAVSDHVALIADKDHFELLAEGDTDTVNLKLDKATLPELKTNERVKSLFSLDYFSNMVKAAKGSEGVHLNLGSDYPVRMEFDIAGGNGHVTYLLAPRIES; encoded by the coding sequence ATGCTCCACGCGCGCGTGAAGGCCGACGTTCTGAAGAACGTCATCGACGCCACCTCGACCCTGGTGGACGAGGCCAAGTTCCACATCAGCGCCGACGGGATCTCCCTGAAGGCCGTGGACCCCGCGCACGTGGCGATGGTCGAGCTCACCATCCGCAAGTCGGCCTTCGAGAAGTTCGAGGCCGACAAGATGGAGATCGGCATCGACATGGACAAGTTCAAGGAGGTGCTGAAGCTCGCCGCCTCGGACGACATCGTCGACGTCACGTACGACGCGGACAACCACCGCCTCGTTCTCAAGATCGGCAACCTCGTGCGGCGCATGTCGCTCGTCGACACCTCGGGCATGACGGACCCGAAGGTCCCGAAGCTCGATCTTCCCTGCCAGGTCACGGTCGCCGCCTCCGAGCTCGAGCGCGGCATCCGCGCCTCGGAGGCCGTTTCGGACCACGTGGCGCTCATCGCGGACAAGGACCATTTCGAGCTTCTCGCGGAGGGCGACACCGACACGGTGAACCTCAAGCTCGACAAGGCCACGCTCCCGGAGCTCAAGACGAACGAGCGCGTGAAGTCGCTCTTCTCGCTCGACTACTTCTCCAACATGGTCAAGGCCGCGAAGGGGTCCGAGGGCGTGCACCTCAACCTCGGGTCGGACTACCCCGTGCGGATGGAGTTCGACATCGCGGGCGGCAACGGGCACGTCACGTACCTGCTCGCGCCGCGCATCGAGAGCTGA
- a CDS encoding DNA primase large subunit PriL: MDVLHCARYPFLPDASRYVAEEGPSLEELLNDAVWARVRRAGRDRVLAALRDGALPPANLGRGTPVAETMTDLLSYGVARILVSLTKDAYVVRRHALAEAVRVKSFLEREESTAAIVAAARDVGLEVESAGDAYRLHFTDYLRLAVHLKASEWKLVNRPLAKGVLTLDAKDLSRLVQEALRRRIEGELPRPVSDEVAKSLAEELAAVVEEAKTRKDAMQTEQFGEVDLQLLPPCMKYILGQLQRGENAAHTSRFAITSFLHAIGMTSEDIMKLFSTAPDFREDLTRYQVEHITGVTSGTEYSPPGCQAMKTYGICYNEDQWCRMERKDGSGRYVNHPLSYYKWALKRKARDAPAPPAAATAAPAPSKP, encoded by the coding sequence GTGGACGTCCTCCACTGCGCGCGCTACCCGTTCCTCCCCGACGCCTCGCGCTACGTCGCGGAAGAAGGGCCGTCGCTGGAGGAGCTGCTCAACGACGCGGTGTGGGCGCGCGTGCGCCGGGCCGGGCGCGACCGCGTCCTCGCGGCGCTCCGCGACGGAGCGCTTCCGCCCGCGAACCTCGGGCGCGGGACGCCGGTCGCCGAGACGATGACGGACCTCCTTTCGTACGGCGTGGCGCGCATCCTCGTGTCGCTGACGAAGGACGCCTACGTCGTCCGCCGCCACGCCCTCGCGGAAGCCGTGCGCGTGAAATCGTTTCTCGAGCGCGAGGAGTCGACGGCCGCCATCGTCGCCGCCGCGCGCGACGTCGGCCTCGAGGTCGAGTCGGCGGGCGATGCCTACCGCTTGCATTTCACGGACTACCTGCGCCTCGCGGTCCATCTCAAGGCCTCCGAATGGAAGCTCGTCAACCGCCCCCTCGCGAAGGGCGTCCTGACGCTCGACGCGAAGGATCTATCTCGACTCGTCCAGGAGGCGCTTCGACGCCGCATCGAGGGCGAGCTTCCGCGCCCTGTGAGCGACGAGGTCGCGAAGAGCCTCGCCGAGGAGCTCGCCGCCGTCGTCGAGGAGGCGAAGACGCGCAAGGACGCGATGCAGACGGAGCAGTTCGGCGAGGTCGATCTCCAGCTCCTGCCGCCCTGCATGAAATACATCCTTGGTCAGCTCCAGCGCGGCGAGAACGCGGCCCACACGTCGCGGTTCGCGATCACGTCGTTCCTCCACGCGATCGGAATGACGAGCGAGGACATCATGAAGCTCTTCTCGACCGCGCCCGACTTCCGCGAGGACCTCACGCGCTACCAGGTCGAGCACATCACGGGCGTCACCTCCGGCACCGAATACTCGCCCCCGGGATGCCAGGCGATGAAGACGTACGGCATCTGCTACAACGAGGATCAGTGGTGCCGCATGGAGCGCAAGGACGGAAGCGGGCGCTACGTCAACCATCCGCTCTCGTACTACAAATGGGCGCTCAAGCGCAAGGCCCGCGACGCGCCCGCCCCGCCGGCCGCGGCGACCGCGGCCCCGGCGCCGTCCAAGCCGTGA
- a CDS encoding homoserine kinase: MEATGHAPGTVGNFGPGFDVMSLALAIRGDSVRLAEAAEDRVTVSGIGAADIPADWRRNCAAVAVEHLRRRFGVKDALHVHVEKGVPPGSGLGSSASSSAAAAKAFLAAYGKRHAIGAADLLAAAAAGEAAVSGSHRDDVSAALFGGLALVCPGRDDVVRVEPPQTLYLAVVRPHVKLETRRMRAVVPRSVPMEAVVANMARVARVVDACHRGDVVALGAAMDDALAAPHRAAFIPRHAEARAAALASGAHGFAISGSGPSMFAVCDFKTQAESVARALADVYREAGVPADAFAAPPAREVLPVAAP, encoded by the coding sequence ATGGAAGCGACCGGGCACGCTCCCGGGACCGTCGGCAACTTCGGGCCCGGCTTCGACGTCATGAGCCTCGCGCTCGCGATCCGCGGCGACAGCGTGCGCCTCGCCGAGGCGGCCGAGGACCGCGTGACCGTGTCCGGGATCGGCGCGGCGGACATCCCCGCGGACTGGCGCCGCAACTGCGCGGCCGTCGCGGTCGAGCACCTGCGCCGGCGCTTCGGCGTGAAGGACGCGCTCCACGTGCATGTCGAGAAGGGCGTGCCGCCCGGGTCGGGCCTCGGCTCCTCGGCGTCCTCCTCCGCCGCGGCCGCGAAGGCCTTTCTCGCTGCGTACGGCAAGCGCCACGCGATCGGCGCCGCCGACCTCCTCGCCGCAGCCGCCGCGGGCGAGGCCGCCGTCTCCGGGTCGCACCGCGACGACGTCTCGGCGGCGCTCTTCGGCGGGCTCGCGCTCGTCTGCCCCGGCCGCGACGACGTCGTGCGCGTCGAGCCGCCCCAGACGCTTTACCTCGCGGTCGTCCGGCCGCATGTCAAGCTCGAAACGCGCCGCATGCGCGCCGTCGTGCCGCGCAGCGTCCCGATGGAGGCCGTCGTCGCGAACATGGCGCGCGTCGCGCGCGTCGTGGACGCGTGCCACCGCGGCGACGTCGTCGCGCTCGGCGCGGCGATGGACGACGCGCTCGCGGCGCCGCACCGCGCGGCGTTCATTCCCCGGCACGCCGAGGCGCGCGCCGCCGCGCTCGCGTCGGGCGCGCACGGGTTCGCCATCTCGGGGTCGGGCCCCTCCATGTTCGCCGTCTGCGACTTCAAGACGCAGGCTGAATCGGTCGCGAGGGCGCTCGCGGACGTGTACCGCGAAGCGGGCGTCCCGGCCGACGCCTTCGCGGCGCCGCCCGCGCGGGAGGTGCTCCCCGTTGCCGCCCCATGA
- a CDS encoding molybdopterin-binding protein, translating to MDVVLVIIGDEILTGSTVDSNGGWLAQRLDGLGHRVSRIVVVGDDVDAIGETVADALRRAPIVITTGGLGPTHDDRTTESLARAFGRALVVDAEGLATLEKRYRERGLEPNEAARRMVTVPEGSLILRNPKGSALGYVLRENDRRVLVLPGVPAEMRAIFDSAVAGVILGDERGDRIVVEAVVYHPESAFSAELGRVAQAHPAVAIGSYPKAGEKRVVVRFRGGKAEAERARDEFLAALGTLDAEPRA from the coding sequence GTGGACGTCGTCCTCGTCATCATCGGCGACGAGATCCTGACCGGGAGCACGGTCGATTCGAACGGCGGTTGGCTCGCCCAGCGGCTCGACGGGCTCGGTCATCGCGTCTCCCGCATCGTGGTCGTGGGCGACGACGTGGACGCGATCGGCGAGACCGTCGCGGACGCCCTCCGCCGCGCGCCCATCGTGATCACCACTGGCGGACTCGGCCCCACGCACGACGACCGCACCACCGAATCGCTCGCCCGCGCTTTCGGCCGCGCCCTCGTCGTCGATGCCGAAGGCCTCGCGACGCTCGAGAAGCGGTACCGCGAGCGCGGGCTCGAGCCCAACGAGGCGGCGCGACGCATGGTCACGGTCCCGGAGGGTTCGCTCATCCTGCGCAATCCGAAGGGCTCCGCGCTCGGCTACGTCCTTCGCGAGAACGATCGGCGCGTCCTCGTCCTGCCGGGCGTCCCCGCCGAGATGCGCGCCATCTTCGACTCCGCCGTCGCGGGCGTCATCCTCGGGGACGAGCGCGGAGACCGCATCGTGGTCGAAGCCGTCGTGTACCACCCGGAAAGCGCCTTCAGCGCCGAGCTCGGTCGCGTCGCGCAGGCCCACCCGGCCGTCGCGATAGGCTCCTATCCCAAGGCCGGAGAGAAACGGGTCGTCGTCCGCTTCCGCGGAGGAAAGGCCGAAGCCGAGCGCGCCCGCGACGAATTCCTCGCGGCGCTCGGGACGCTCGACGCGGAGCCGCGCGCCTGA
- a CDS encoding DUF58 domain-containing protein — protein MGRLLPWGRSLAFAAATLLGLGLALGNYVHLLLGALLAAHVVLSRRFAPEVRLERAVDGAGEPRGGSILGVRLEGAVAGATVATVHDKLPDGFVLETGSNFRVHTDGILDATFSARLPRRGAFALPPSEVFAPDPAAVAEGALAKAGRETEVAVATAAPTPVDRVRAPTMQGQGLLPDGDRAERGTRTTDFRELRPYAPGDPLRIINWKATARASTREMSLVVNEYEAEGKKSVWIFVDAGAHTASGSSLASTFDHLAEGAEAIATHYIQRGHRVGLTLYGSPAPTLVYPESGSGQRRRVSRALATARPGETSSGLEVGVAATEGFLAREKPLLVVLAPLGRDPGLVAGLARARALAATGRRRPPPPLLVAPRVPVEDTPSGALLAAQEAGERRSLAALGVDVLLWEPDRSPLSALLAGGRR, from the coding sequence GTGGGCCGCCTCCTGCCGTGGGGGCGCTCGCTCGCCTTCGCCGCGGCGACGCTCCTCGGCCTCGGGCTCGCCCTTGGAAACTACGTGCACCTGCTCCTGGGCGCGCTCCTCGCCGCGCACGTCGTGCTTTCGCGCCGCTTTGCCCCGGAGGTCCGGCTCGAGCGCGCGGTCGACGGCGCGGGCGAGCCGCGCGGCGGCTCGATCCTCGGCGTCCGTCTCGAAGGCGCCGTGGCCGGCGCCACGGTCGCGACCGTGCACGACAAGCTCCCGGACGGCTTCGTCCTGGAGACTGGATCCAATTTCCGCGTCCACACGGACGGGATCCTCGACGCGACGTTCAGCGCGCGCCTGCCCCGGCGCGGCGCATTCGCGCTCCCGCCGAGCGAGGTGTTTGCGCCCGACCCCGCCGCGGTCGCCGAGGGCGCGCTCGCGAAGGCGGGCCGCGAGACCGAGGTCGCGGTCGCCACCGCCGCGCCGACGCCCGTCGACCGCGTGCGCGCCCCCACGATGCAGGGACAGGGGCTCCTCCCGGACGGCGACCGCGCGGAGCGGGGCACGCGCACGACCGACTTCCGGGAGCTCAGGCCCTATGCGCCGGGCGATCCTCTCCGCATCATCAACTGGAAGGCGACGGCGCGCGCGAGCACGCGCGAGATGAGCCTGGTCGTCAACGAGTACGAGGCCGAAGGCAAGAAGAGCGTCTGGATCTTCGTCGATGCCGGCGCGCACACCGCCTCCGGCTCCTCGCTCGCGTCCACGTTCGATCACCTCGCCGAGGGGGCCGAAGCGATCGCGACGCATTACATCCAGCGGGGTCACCGCGTCGGTCTCACGCTCTACGGGTCGCCCGCCCCCACGCTCGTCTATCCGGAGTCGGGCTCCGGCCAGCGCCGGCGCGTCTCGCGCGCGCTCGCCACCGCGCGCCCCGGCGAGACGTCCTCGGGACTCGAGGTTGGCGTCGCGGCTACCGAAGGCTTCCTCGCGCGCGAGAAGCCCCTTCTCGTCGTCCTTGCGCCGCTCGGGCGCGACCCGGGCCTTGTCGCCGGGCTCGCGCGGGCCCGCGCCCTCGCGGCCACCGGGAGGCGTCGGCCGCCCCCGCCGCTCCTCGTCGCCCCCCGCGTGCCCGTCGAGGACACGCCCTCGGGCGCGCTCCTCGCCGCCCAGGAAGCGGGCGAGCGACGCTCGCTCGCCGCGCTCGGCGTCGACGTGCTCCTCTGGGAGCCTGACCGCTCGCCGTTGAGCGCGCTCCTCGCGGGAGGCCGGCGATGA
- a CDS encoding MoxR family ATPase: MKSHEFLEKSHAVYAGEVAQLRRLVDGMTRTIVGKERIVEKLVAGALAGGHVLMEDYPGLGKTLLVKTFARNIGAEFRRVQFTPDILPTDILGTKIWDNESRQFKLHRGPVFTNILLADEINRAPPKTQSALLESMEERQVTIDGESMPLGRPFFVLATQNPIEQEGTYPLPEAQMDRFLIRLSMGYPKTDEEEAAILARRASWGRDDPTTDLAPACDLPTFRELLATVEKGVHVSSEVELYIARLVRAVRAHPRVRVGPSPRGSLALFKLGKAHALLSGRDFVVPDDVKAFAVEALAHRTILKVEHLLAGEASSEVVREAVASVPVPRAKGS; the protein is encoded by the coding sequence ATGAAGTCCCACGAGTTCCTCGAAAAGAGCCACGCCGTCTACGCGGGCGAGGTCGCCCAGCTCCGTCGCCTGGTCGACGGGATGACGCGCACCATCGTCGGCAAGGAGCGCATCGTCGAGAAGCTCGTCGCCGGCGCGCTCGCGGGCGGCCACGTCCTCATGGAGGATTATCCCGGCCTCGGCAAGACGCTTCTCGTGAAGACGTTCGCGCGCAACATCGGCGCGGAGTTCCGCCGCGTGCAGTTCACGCCCGACATCCTCCCCACGGACATCCTGGGAACGAAGATCTGGGACAATGAGTCCCGCCAATTCAAGCTGCACCGCGGACCGGTGTTCACGAACATCCTGCTCGCGGACGAGATCAACCGGGCTCCGCCGAAGACGCAGAGCGCGCTCCTCGAATCCATGGAGGAGCGACAGGTCACGATCGACGGCGAATCGATGCCCCTGGGACGGCCGTTCTTCGTGCTCGCGACGCAGAATCCCATCGAGCAGGAGGGAACCTATCCGCTTCCCGAGGCGCAGATGGACCGATTCCTCATCCGGCTCTCGATGGGCTATCCGAAGACCGACGAGGAGGAGGCGGCGATCCTCGCCCGGCGCGCCTCCTGGGGACGCGACGACCCCACCACCGACCTCGCGCCCGCCTGCGATCTCCCCACGTTCCGCGAGCTCCTCGCGACGGTGGAGAAGGGCGTGCATGTCTCCTCCGAGGTCGAGCTCTACATCGCGCGTCTCGTGCGCGCGGTGCGCGCGCACCCGCGCGTGCGCGTGGGACCTTCGCCGCGCGGATCACTCGCCCTCTTCAAGCTCGGCAAGGCGCATGCGCTCCTCTCCGGCCGCGACTTCGTCGTTCCCGACGACGTGAAGGCGTTCGCCGTCGAGGCGCTCGCGCATCGCACGATCCTCAAGGTCGAGCACCTGCTCGCGGGCGAAGCGTCGAGCGAAGTCGTGCGGGAAGCCGTCGCGAGCGTGCCCGTTCCGCGCGCGAAGGGGTCGTGA
- the thrC gene encoding threonine synthase: MPPHDLALHCLQCARVHAVTLTRYVCDCGGLLEARGAWWIEPSLLSGRGVWRYSSMLPFPDAAPWVTLNEGATPLVPLSKEGGNKVAVKLEGANPTGSFKDRGMTLGLTWAKALGAKAVVCASTGNTSASAAAYAARAGLNCIVLLPEGKVAQGKVAQAVAHGARLVTVRGSFDDAMGMVSALAAKGDVYLVNSLNPLRLEGQKTLAFEVVEAMGWNVPDVMVFPVGNAGNVSAAWKALKELKALHMIDRLPRLVGVQAEGAAPIARAIAAGASEVTAVAKPETVATAIRIGDPVNATKAMAAFRESKGAVLTVTDDEILAAQRDLAAREGLFVEPSSAAPLAGWRKLAAQGAIAADESVVLVATGHGLKDAAAWKPEPRVIDPTLEALEAILR; this comes from the coding sequence TTGCCGCCCCATGACCTCGCGCTCCACTGCCTGCAATGCGCCCGCGTCCACGCCGTCACGCTCACGCGCTACGTCTGCGACTGCGGCGGCCTCCTGGAGGCGCGCGGCGCGTGGTGGATCGAGCCGTCGCTCCTTTCCGGCCGCGGCGTGTGGCGCTACTCGTCCATGCTGCCGTTCCCGGACGCCGCGCCCTGGGTCACGCTGAACGAGGGCGCCACGCCGCTCGTGCCGCTATCGAAGGAAGGCGGAAACAAGGTCGCCGTCAAGCTCGAGGGCGCGAACCCGACGGGGTCGTTCAAGGACCGCGGAATGACGCTCGGCCTGACGTGGGCGAAGGCGTTGGGCGCGAAGGCCGTCGTGTGCGCGAGCACCGGCAACACGAGCGCCTCCGCGGCCGCCTACGCCGCGCGCGCCGGGCTGAACTGCATCGTGCTCCTCCCCGAAGGCAAGGTCGCGCAAGGCAAGGTGGCGCAGGCGGTCGCGCACGGCGCGCGCCTCGTGACGGTGCGCGGAAGCTTCGACGACGCGATGGGCATGGTATCCGCCCTCGCGGCGAAGGGCGACGTGTACCTCGTCAACTCGCTCAATCCGCTCCGGCTCGAGGGCCAGAAGACGCTCGCCTTCGAGGTCGTGGAGGCAATGGGCTGGAACGTGCCCGACGTCATGGTGTTCCCCGTCGGCAATGCGGGGAACGTGAGCGCCGCCTGGAAGGCGCTCAAGGAGCTGAAGGCGCTCCACATGATCGACCGCCTCCCGCGCCTCGTCGGCGTGCAGGCCGAGGGCGCCGCCCCGATCGCGCGGGCGATCGCCGCGGGCGCTTCCGAGGTCACGGCCGTCGCGAAGCCCGAGACCGTCGCGACCGCGATCCGCATCGGCGATCCCGTGAACGCGACGAAGGCGATGGCCGCCTTCCGCGAATCGAAGGGAGCGGTGCTCACGGTGACCGACGACGAGATCCTCGCGGCGCAGCGCGACCTCGCGGCGCGCGAAGGCCTTTTCGTCGAGCCCTCCTCCGCGGCGCCGCTTGCCGGTTGGCGGAAGCTCGCGGCCCAGGGCGCGATCGCCGCGGACGAATCGGTCGTTCTCGTCGCGACGGGACACGGCCTCAAGGACGCGGCGGCTTGGAAGCCCGAACCCCGCGTGATCGATCCCACGCTCGAAGCCCTGGAGGCGATCCTCCGATGA
- a CDS encoding DUF4129 domain-containing protein, translating into MRDVRPWLPFILFPLAGAFAGVLLGSLVGGLLPAVNLVQGLAGLVTLGLVVTATAWAAIRFGPRLRNAAARTPATQVAEAAPTPVASATTLAAGLTLPGLADGAPPVWGIGEALEIIVSATRDARIPAAGARARIVASGDAVAEGVLDARAIARFAIAFESPQSLDLVAEVEHAGAIARASRRLRIVRYEDEIKEAYQSMRVRAQESLPGGRDALTAREIADGLADRAPAAGAAILEATRIYEVVAYGERAADRATYLALARAVADVEAHIKPRQGAEARA; encoded by the coding sequence GTGCGTGACGTCCGTCCGTGGTTGCCGTTCATCCTCTTCCCGCTCGCCGGCGCTTTCGCGGGAGTCCTCCTCGGGTCGCTCGTGGGGGGCCTTCTTCCCGCGGTGAATCTCGTCCAGGGCCTCGCGGGCCTCGTCACCCTCGGTCTCGTCGTCACGGCGACGGCATGGGCCGCCATCCGCTTCGGGCCGCGCCTCAGGAACGCGGCCGCGCGGACGCCCGCGACGCAAGTCGCCGAAGCCGCGCCGACGCCCGTCGCCTCCGCGACCACGCTCGCGGCCGGTCTCACGCTGCCTGGACTCGCCGACGGCGCGCCACCCGTGTGGGGCATCGGCGAGGCGCTCGAGATCATCGTCTCCGCGACCCGCGACGCGCGGATCCCGGCGGCGGGCGCGCGGGCGCGGATCGTGGCTTCGGGCGACGCCGTCGCAGAAGGCGTGCTCGACGCGCGGGCCATCGCCCGCTTCGCGATCGCCTTCGAGTCTCCGCAATCGCTCGACCTCGTGGCGGAGGTCGAGCATGCGGGCGCCATCGCGCGCGCGTCGCGACGCCTCCGCATCGTCCGGTACGAGGACGAGATCAAGGAGGCCTACCAGTCGATGCGGGTCCGAGCCCAGGAAAGCCTGCCCGGCGGGCGGGACGCGCTCACCGCCCGCGAGATCGCGGACGGCCTCGCGGACCGCGCCCCCGCGGCGGGCGCCGCCATCCTCGAGGCGACGCGCATCTACGAAGTGGTCGCCTACGGCGAGCGCGCCGCGGACCGCGCGACGTACCTCGCGCTTGCGCGCGCGGTCGCCGACGTCGAGGCCCACATCAAGCCCCGCCAGGGGGCCGAGGCGCGTGCTTGA
- a CDS encoding homoserine dehydrogenase yields the protein MKRVRIALFGYGAVAKAFHQILASDRDRLRSIHGIDPSVVAIVRSSGAWIDPAGLAPGADVLARRKPGAAADLAASVACDLVVDLTPTNLATGGVGLEITRRALGRGIPVVTANKGPLVVAYRELTELARAKGVPFLFEGSVAGAIPTLNLHDRCLPGNRVTRVDGILNGTSNFILTRMAEEGLGFEPALDEARELGYAEADPSADVDGHDAAAKVVILANHVLGRNLHLGDVATTGIRSVSGAAMRLARERGYAIRLVASVGLDGPAEVAPKLVPRSSELNVNGTLNVVRYTTEHAGAFTLVGKGAGGRETATAVLSDVIQATSPRGAAGKAT from the coding sequence ATGAAGCGCGTGCGCATCGCGCTTTTCGGCTACGGCGCGGTGGCGAAGGCGTTCCACCAGATCCTCGCGTCCGACCGGGATCGCCTGCGATCGATCCACGGCATCGACCCCTCCGTCGTCGCCATCGTGCGGTCCTCCGGCGCTTGGATCGATCCCGCGGGCCTCGCGCCCGGCGCGGACGTCCTCGCGCGGCGCAAGCCGGGCGCCGCGGCCGACCTCGCGGCTTCCGTGGCGTGCGACCTCGTGGTCGACCTCACGCCCACGAACCTCGCGACGGGCGGCGTCGGCCTCGAGATCACGCGCCGAGCGCTCGGCCGGGGCATTCCCGTCGTCACCGCGAACAAGGGCCCCCTCGTCGTCGCTTACCGCGAGCTCACGGAGCTTGCCCGCGCGAAGGGCGTTCCCTTCCTCTTCGAGGGCTCGGTCGCGGGGGCCATCCCTACGCTCAACCTGCACGATCGCTGCCTTCCAGGCAATCGCGTGACGCGCGTCGACGGCATTCTCAACGGAACGTCGAACTTCATCCTCACGCGCATGGCGGAGGAGGGTCTCGGCTTCGAGCCCGCGCTCGACGAGGCGCGCGAGCTGGGCTACGCGGAAGCCGATCCGTCGGCGGACGTGGACGGCCACGACGCGGCCGCAAAGGTCGTGATCCTCGCGAACCACGTCCTCGGTCGCAACCTGCACCTCGGGGACGTCGCGACGACCGGCATCCGGTCGGTGTCGGGCGCCGCGATGCGGCTCGCGCGGGAGCGCGGATACGCGATCCGGCTCGTCGCGAGCGTCGGGCTCGACGGCCCCGCCGAGGTCGCGCCGAAGCTCGTCCCCCGCTCGAGCGAGCTGAACGTGAACGGGACCCTGAACGTCGTCCGCTACACGACGGAGCACGCGGGCGCCTTCACGCTCGTGGGGAAGGGCGCGGGCGGGCGCGAGACCGCGACCGCGGTCCTTTCGGACGTCATCCAGGCGACGAGTCCCCGGGGCGCGGCCGGCAAAGCCACATAA